DNA sequence from the Armigeres subalbatus isolate Guangzhou_Male chromosome 1, GZ_Asu_2, whole genome shotgun sequence genome:
AGGTCAATTCACTCCAGACGACGACGAATGAAAGGAACGCAGTGATCACGGCAAGTGCCTTCAGGAAAGGAGCCTTGACGACGCATTCCCAGTACCACTCCAAAGTAGGGTTGTACATTGCTCGGTTGAATCCGGCTCGATGTTTAGGGAATTCGGTTTTGAATCTATGATCGAGCGAAACAGCATTCTTAGCGACGTCTTCCAGATGGAGTACTTTGTTCACTTGAACATTCCAAAGAGCTTCAGTTCTCTGAAGTGTTTGCAGAGACTTGATCACTTGACGATGTAGGCGGACCAATGCCTTCTCCGATGGGACGGCTACAGGAGATCCATCGTCCCGGCTGATACGGCGAGCACGTTCCATTAGCTCGGTCGGTACCTTGCGTATGATGGTTTCCAATGCTGGCCGTAGTTCGTGTCTGGTTGGAACCGCTCGACAAGCCGACTGTAGACTTTCCAATACATCATCTACGTGTTCTTCTGCTTCCGCCTTTTCTGAGCTTAGTTTAGATAGCTTGAAGTAGGCGTATTGTAAAGTAAAGCCTGGTTTCGAGTTGTTCCACAGTCCTCGAGGGACCTCTACTAGAGCGTAGCCCAGCAATAGAACCAGCAGAAACAGACCCCACGTGTTTGAAGCGGACGACGCGATGGCTTTCAATTTTTGCCAGTCTAATGATATTCCAGGTTGCAGTGCCAAGTAAATGAGCAATATACCACATATGAACAGATAGGACCCATAGTAGATGGCATTGTCCACCAGGGCGGACTTGAGTTTGCCTTTGATGGTGAAATCTCCCGCCTTCAGATAGGACTGCATCAGAGGCATTATCAACCAGGTGAGAAACTGCGAAGACCAGTAGATTATTCGCCAGAGATTCGGAAAGACCGCTTCTTCGACCATCCCCCAGGGACGCTGGCAGGAGCTGTTGCTACTGGCGCCAGCCGGTGCCGTTTTCCAGGTTTCATTGTGTTCCAGAATGCAGTTCCGGTATACGGTCTGTGGGAAAAGAGTGCAAATTAATCAGATGGCAGTGTTGTTGCCTCTCTTGTTCATTAGAGAAGGCAACATgcgaataaaattaaaaataactaCTTTTAGGGAATAGATCTTATCATGCAATAcaatatatgtttttttttacactcaTTGTGCACATCACCTTCAAACACTTCAGTAAGCAACTCGTTGGTATATCCCTAACTCCAATATTGTCACCTCGCTGATTAATGTTTATTAAGTGGTTCTACATTTATTGACTGCAAGGTTTGTAAGCCAAATTATCGAAAATGTGAATTTAGAAAACAATTACCAAATCCGGAGGTTGAAAGGCCTAACTCGTTCCTATTCTTCTGGCAAAAAACCTTATCACTCCACAAAACCTTGATTACATGCTTTCGAGCGCTGGGATTTGATTGGAGACGAAATTGGTAAAACATTAAATTTTGCCAAGAGGTGCCAATTTACTCAGTAGTTAAATAACAAAATCTCAATGCAATAATAGTTATAGGTTCAAATTATTAATAAGGAACAAGATTATTACTCCACACCATCATGTTTAGTAATTAATAAGAATCGCTATGAAATCAAACATCTGTTATTCGTCGAAGTGAAACCGCAGAATTTTGAACATTATGGAAATAAGTTATCAATACCTACCGAAGTTACATCTAATGGAATGGTGAATACAATCAGGAAGGAAAAGCTCCATGCTGTAAGAACCGAGAAAGTCACAACTGGGTGCTGTCGCTGGATACATCCATACCGATACAAGGAAATCGATGCCAACAGTAGGGCCAAGCATATTGAAAACACCAACAAGTAAGCCATCGCTCAACTAATCGCCAAAACACCCTTTACACAATTTCAGTTTTTCTTCAACTCTAGAAATTATTGCCACTGGCGGCGGCAGCAGTGCGGGTACGAGTCTCCTGTAGCTGCCGGTGGGCTTCCTTTTGCATCTTTTCCAGTTTCTCCAGGCTGAACGACTTCAGCGGAAGAAGCTGTGGCTTGCACAAGACAAAGTCTTGCTTCTTTTCGTAGAACAGCTTTCCACTGGTTGGCAAAATTAGCGTAATTGGTTGTTGCTGTTGCTGGAAATGACGAAGACTGCCGCCTCGCTTGTCTTGTGATACTTTTTCGGTTCCTAACGCTTCGACACCTTCAGCTGCTGATGGTGATAATGACATCGCGACACATTACGAATGGAAGCtgcaaaaatcgaaaacaattcCGGAGTGTAACCAGAAACAATTCAGTATTGTAATAGGATGTCTATtaaacattaaattttaatattgaacTACTCCAGTGAGGATACTACTGGAACTAGTTAGAGGTACAGAACAAAGTAGGAAAGATACAACCCAACAAATTCCCCATACTTTGTTCCGAAATTGGTATAAGCTTCCCGCAAATGAATCAACTACATTCTTGTTACTACCAGTTCAATAGTAATTATTACATGAACGAATGTTTATTTAAAATTGTCTGAACCAAGCTCAAGGATAATGGTTTTTTTTGCGTCACCCTAACGAAAGGTGAATAtcttatcgattttttttatgctgGTAATTGTTTATAATGGAAATATTTCTATGTTTACTCACCTAGGAATAAAGTCCACAGAGTATAGTTTAATTACAGAACTATGTAAACACCCAACTAGCGTGAACAATTTCCTAATCTTCAAAAACTGATGAATACGataaatcaagctctatctggaataagggcgaatgtcgcaagagagaattctcttcgccgacttcccctcttttaaattaaagtgacaagcagatgatttcgttgcggtttttcccctcagaacgaaagaaaacaatgaaaacttgcattctgaggtgataaaccgcgatgaaatccactgcttgtcacttttatttaaaagaggggaagtcggcgaagagaattctctcttgcgacattcgcccttattccagatagagcttgaaatattttcaCCGACACTTTGCACAACACAGAGGATTCTGGACCTTTTTCAAGTTGCAATTATTCTAGAGCAACAAAGGATAAGGTCCAAATTATCCGTTCAGATATGTTTGCATGAATAATATTGCATTCAGCGCTGTATTATTGGAAAAAAGAGAAAATATACTCCTTTTATAATCAGCCTTTTACTGTTGCCAACATTGTTTGCGTGGGGCCTTAATTGATCAAGATTGTGGACTTGCAAAGATCAATTTGTAATAAACTGTTAGGCCATTATCATGTGTTGCGCTGGCATGTCATCGCTTTTCTGACGTTTGATTGTTCGCGTTTTTGACGTCTTTGGAGGGATACACGGTAATATTGGAATACTCATTTTAGGAGTACTTTTTAGTCTTATTTGAGAATATGGCCAATACGTCAAAAAATGCGTACTTTCAAATCATTGCTGGAGAGTATTTTTCACTCCTTTTAGAGTATGTAAAAGGAATTGAAAATGAGTGAAAAGTAGTAttttaaagaaaagaaaatttcataacCAAACATTAAGCAAGTTAGTTTACTGCTTGTGACAGTGgttgtgaaaaaatgaaaagctaATTAGAAATCCACTAGTAATCCACAACGCAGGAAAAACTATTTTGTTCATCGgtaagtttatattattgatttGTTTCATGTTCTCtaactaaaaatatatattataaTTTATCTATAGGAACTATGATGATTCTAGAGCCTGTTCTAGAGTGTTCTGCGTGACGATCATAAGCCTGTCAGGATATGGCCAACTAGTCGATTTGGTGATCTGATGGAAATGCAGGTCAAACTCGGTCTGGGCCATTGCTCTCTACATTGTTAAAAAGGTGAGTTGAAATTTGGTGAATTCGTCTGGGAATGAAATTCTAAAATGATATTTCTTTTTGCAGCTTGATGTCGGCCCTCGCGCCTGGATCGAATCCTTCTACCAGAGCATCCAACTATCTCAAACCGAATACAAAAAGCAGTTCCGGTCGGAGATCGAGGCATCCAAGGAACGCATCCGGAAGCGAGCATAAGGAAAGAAGCACAAAAAACTAGGAGGAACATAAAGCCCGTTTGGATCCAGTGGAGGACCTCGAATATCTTCCCGATGTATTATAAGTGTTTCGAAACTCTCGATATTGGAATGCTGTAGGAAGTGATGAGTATTCTGCTCGAGGAGGAAGCTCGCTATCACTTGACACGTTGAGTAGATTCCGGTATGTGCGTTCCGGTTGACGATAGGAGTATGTTAGACACAGTCGTACTACAATTGTTtcttatgaatcattttattatTGAATAAATATGCATTAATACCCTCGCTTTTGTTATTATTAGCTGAAAATGAAGGAatcgttttattttttaaaacgaatAATTTATAATAAGGTGTAAAAAGTATGCATTTTACCATTGATATTTGGGAtaaaaaagatgcattttaacttTGAGAAAAGGAGTGAAAAGTATGCTTCGTTTGACGTATAGGCAATATACTCATAAATGAGTAAACGAAATATACTCCTTTTAAGCGTAGTTCCACTTTTCCAGGATTATGCGTACTTTATAGTCCTTAAAGAGTATATTCCGGTTACCGTGTAGCCCTGTAAAAAATGAACTTTACACACTTGGTGAAATTTACTCAATTTTACACTACACGGAACTGCAATATTGaactttcccgtcaaaaatttgtattcgctcaatcgattctttggcctAAAGTCAATTTTCCCATGTGGAACAtgcaaagaacccatatttttttaagcctctaacttttttttaaatcgtaaacaaaaactgaaaaactgctgcacgtgtgaaccggcctgaaaaattcacccgatgtttgttcaaaatcgggccaatctttaaaaaaacaacgtcaaaaattgtatctcgttttattgtatcactttgttttaaattttgaaaatacttGGAGGCGTAAAAAAATACGGTTTTTtcttgggaaagttgaccttaaagctgtgaaccattccaccgattcgtttaacttttaattaaaatttaacgGATCGATGGTTATTTCTCTGCGGTTAAGGTTGGTATCATGTTCAAAAGAAAATTCCTTTTTCTATCCCAAAcccatgttaaattccgtttactgaatcggaaaagtaaaaaatTGCAATGAAATTTCTTCACCAGTATCCAcctgaaaagaacaaaaatcaaaaagggaatttgtaaggttcccacgcaaactaatggGACCTGTCActtttactttcggaaaaatagtgtgctcgattattccgcaagtaaaaGTGACATCCCGCATAGAAATAAAACGTACACTGAATGgtcattattataagatttccaTCCCGCATATGATCATCATTAACCGTACGATTCATGTACACtcatatgattaatttatctatCGCGTTGATCATACCAAATTGTTAACAAATTATACATCTTATAGTAAAGATTACTGGAatgggaaatgaaaaataatatgtaaagaaaaaaaatcatacatgatAAAATTTGGGTAGCTTTCCACACCCTACTGCATAAAAAgaagtatttttattttcagtgtTAAAGCCGACGGCACTTGGTCGGGCCGAATTAAAGTTTTTAATGTAGTCGGTGGTGATCGAAGCGGCGATCTCAGTGGTGGTTGACAAATTAATTAGGATTGAAACCTTGACTAAAATGCATGTAAGTCAAAACtctattatataaaaaaatatgtttaaatctATTTTTCTCCCACATGTTTGTTTATCTACAGAATCACCAATTTTCTTCCATTACACGGGAAAACATAGGATAGTAATACGCCACCTCGTACGCCGGAACTATACGCTGTTCCTTACTGCGCTAGCGGATCGGCTGAACTGCAATGACATGCTTATGAAGGTAATATTCTGCTGTGGTAGCCTCTTTTCAATTTGTGTGGTGTGTGGCTTGTGAAACAGCCAAGCGTTGATCCAATGATTGAACGGTATTGTGACAGGATGCCGGATACTCTGATCTGATGAATACACTATAGACCATCATTACAAAGTCCCCGGAGTGTTCCTGTATTGCGActtgactaatcgcaataaccTTTCAATCATTGGACCGATGTCAGTTGGTGGTGATTGGTCCCTATAGATATTGTGCCTATCTATGCTCGTATCATGATATTTAAGTTCAAATTCTGCCGTTACAGTCGCTTTCAATTTCATTGCGTTCAAGGCTTTAGTATCACGAGTGGTAAGCACTGTTTATGTTACCAATCATGAAACAAACCCTAACAGAAATGACTGTTAAGAGCAGGTAATACATTGCATTTATCCCCGATCATTATGGGCAGATGACCACGTAGCGtattttcaacgccacgtgcacgcagtgTGAAAATAATCCAGGTAGAGATCAGCGCGGGTAAGCTTTTTCCCGATTCACACTTGCGTTTTTAATTGttaaaagacgctacgtgggcattgAGCCTTACATGTGGAGTGAACAACAATTATTAACTAATGCTTCGTCGAATCTCGCTCTTGCTTTGCATCACCACTAAATGGATTCATTCTTTCAATATAATTTACAGGTGGAGTTGTTGAGTGGTCAGCTGTACGAAAGGGGTCCTGTAAACGCAGCTTATGCTTGCTACTTTTCACGCTCAGCAATGGCGGCGAATGTGGAAAAATCTTAGGAAAAATACAGTACATGTTCTTAGAAGATTATAAAAAGCTATCTTCgcttataaataaaatatgacagAAAATTTTTAGTGTTGGCTcattgtatttaaaaaaaaaataagaaaaaaagcaaaatattATCCTACTGAAGTTTGTAAAATAATATTATACGTAGTATAATACAGTAATGGTATAATTGAATAATTATCGCACAGCGTTTAATGTGGATTAAAAGCTGAATCGTTGAAAAATCATACTACTTATTATCTTTGTTGAATATAATCAAAACTCGAATGATCgcatgaaataaaaaatgaagataaaCTAATGATTCATGGTAAAATTGCTTTGCAAAAATACATGAAAAAGTTTATGTTTTTGAATggtaacgatacttaacaacccattcaatgtATCatccaaaatcaaaatattataAGGGCTATCGTAAATATCATTCATGGTATAATTAGCGTACAGTATTTTCTATGattcatctaaaaattcaaCTAAAATTTCTTATACTCAAAAAACGATAACTAGAAAAATAGTTgtataatttcattttattcgggattttgctccatgcagatcagttgtcaaaattctgcttggtaatattgaacaaaattccgtaacctctctactttttaagtggaTACTGGGCTTTAAAAATAACCCTACtacggagcatggttagatttaaCAGCTCGATGGTTAAATTTTGTTGgagagaaaattggcgccaaatccattttgttccaaataacgatcaatctgtcaaaactcaaatgggtcggcttcgggataaaattttaaccacgatagacgaatccaagtaaaagtAAGAataagacacacgacggtgttaactttgacagatcctgcACCGCAGCATAGGAATCATTTTGAAATGCTTATTATAAATTcaagacaaattgtaattaaaatctgattgatgtacgatacggaaaaagttttgAAGTACTTATTCGGAAGCTTATCTAatctttttttgtatattttccaaaaatgtatctatcataaactttggaactttttccgtatcatacatcagtcagattttaattacaatttgtctagaatttattataagcattttaaaatgatcttcctatgctgcgctgtaggatctgtcaaagttaacaccgtcgtgtgtcttcttcttattattacttggattcgtctataataGGAAAATAACcgtcgaactgtcaaattttaactaaaagtttaaCGAATCGGTGAAATCTGAgaggtggaatggttcacagcctaaagccccaaacgcaatacaacggaacggcgacggaaacggaaaatttgacagttagcctatatattttctgtcaaatttaccgtttccgtcgccgttccgttaaggtgccctcagacgttgcaagcaaatcactcgcaacgagcattttgctcgcagaaagtgacaactgtcaaaattttgcctgtctgactacactgaaagtgattgcatgcaaacaaatgaaaACTCGTAAGCAAACGCTCGCTTGCAATGTGTGACTGCTAAGCGTTAAACAATTTCAACTCGCAGAAACGAAATTGCACTTGCTAGTGCAGCACTAGCAAATTTTTCGCTCGCAAAAGTGAAAACGTTTTCAGGTGGCAGTGTTGCACTgcaaaaataggaatgaaattagattttgtggctgaaaaacaagtttttcgtttttgtttatatttgcatgagagtaaatctgtcatttgcttaaagtaaaaaactgctatgtgtgactgcaattgcgagtgctctcagaaatcattcgctcgcacgagtgatttgcttgcaacgtctgacggagcctATTGCATTTGGGgcttaaggctgtgaaccattccaccgattcgtttaacttttagttaaaatttgacagttcgatggttatttcgccgtggttaaaaataaccctgctccggagcatggttagatttgacagttcgatagttaaactttgttcgcgagaaaattggcgccaaatccatttcgctcCAAATAAccatcaatctgtcaaaactcaaatgggtcgctTCGAAGttaaattttaaccacgatgggaaaataaccatcgaactgtcaaattttaactaaaagttgaacgaatcggtggaatggttcacagcaaGGGGTGGGACGCTGAGCACATTGTGCCATGCACACTTTTTTACCGTGCTTTGGAACACTGTTAATCCGAGGAACAAACAATTCACAAATTGTGGCACACTGGAGGCACACTTTTGACATTGACATTTACAGAATGTCAGAAACCGGCAACCTTGCCAATTAATGTCATTCTTCTCCCGCCTTTTCTTCCAAGCGTTCCATCTcgttgaaaatatttttgttttggacaacaagcaaaagatattttcaaAGCGAATCGTTGCAGTTTCTATGCAAAAACGGACGCAAGCATCAATTTGTTCAGACTGATGGCATACTAATACCCGAGATAATACCTataagatatcgaaaatatgaaTAATCACCTGTTGGTGGTGTAAGCTTGCGTGGGCCTGAGAAAGACAGTTTTGATTATGGAaaaggaagggtcgtttttgGAGTTTGTTGTTGAGTTGTTCAATTGTGAAACACATAATTAACAAACCACCGGATCAAGTGTTAGATATTCTTCTCCCGTTTATATGTGTATTTTGAAAGTTGTTCGCTACACTGAGAAAAAATTTATAGTAGAAACTACCATTTTAGGGGTAATATTGAGAAcagtaccgacgtttttcaaccGAAGTGCCAATCGtcttaaaataactaaaatatggTCTATCTTACTATGAACATATTATATTCAACCACTTACATGGTTATTCTTACTGAAAATATAGTAAAGTTGTGTAGTAAAATCAACTATTTTGTTCGAGTCTATGCTAAACAACAATTTTTGTGGTGAAATGGAAAATAATATCAATCAGATTTACTACATTTATGGTAAAATTAAGCGATTTGTCCCTTCAGTTGAAGAACGTCGGTActgttcttaattttaccataaaattgtaatttctactacaacgtttttttcagtgtaggatATTTATGTACATgaggaaaaattaaaaactttagaaaaccgGAATTGGAAAAGAAACGACATTGAAAACGCTTTAGAAGTTAGCCCATTTGCAAAGTTGATATAGAcgcaaaaatgatgtcacatgttttagggggggggggggaggtctaagattttgtgacagtacatgtactaggtatacaaaaaagcgtgacagagggggggagggggtctaggaatcccaaaaagtagtggacgtcatatttgaatcgcccctaaaGCAATATTTATGTTGAAGTCTCATTTATAACAAACTTTTACAAGGCATAGAAGCGAAAATAGTTGCAAATTCATAAATACATATATGTGAGGATTATGTCGGtggttgttgaataaatttaGCACTCGAAGGAAATGTAACAAATTTTTCATAgccaaaaaatcctgaaaaagaCAGCAAAAAAACGGCGAATTTGTGCGGATTTAGTCATCCTTTTCTCTGAATGTGTCGTTTTATCAGGGATTCTTCAGCTTGGATAAACTTGCTATTCTCCTCGTCAGCACCAGCAGCCGGAATATTATGCGCACAATTTTGCCATTATAAACTCAATTATAAAGCGAAGAAAAGCTGGCTCAATCACATGCGACATAGTTCCTGTTGAATTGTTTCCGCATTTTTCCAAGCTAAATTGAATCCATTGATCTGGAATTCAAACTATATGAACATTTTCTTCTGATACACTCCGGTTAATCGATGAAAATTTCTCCGATTTGTTTTTATACGTTTGACAAAAGTCAGCTGAAGCCAAAGAATCAATtattgagcgaataaaattttttgacgggaaaggtcaattctgGGTGGGTTATAAAATACATTATACCCAAGATTTGGGTACTTTTTGAGTACTTTTTAAGAAtataaattttgtttctttactATCCTGTCCCCCGATGTTTTGCTCTTTTTCCGAACCTCGCGCTGACATCACT
Encoded proteins:
- the LOC134204948 gene encoding LMBR1 domain-containing protein 2 homolog: MAYLLVFSICLALLLASISLYRYGCIQRQHPVVTFSVLTAWSFSFLIVFTIPLDVTSTVYRNCILEHNETWKTAPAGASSNSSCQRPWGMVEEAVFPNLWRIIYWSSQFLTWLIMPLMQSYLKAGDFTIKGKLKSALVDNAIYYGSYLFICGILLIYLALQPGISLDWQKLKAIASSASNTWGLFLLVLLLGYALVEVPRGLWNNSKPGFTLQYAYFKLSKLSSEKAEAEEHVDDVLESLQSACRAVPTRHELRPALETIIRKVPTELMERARRISRDDGSPVAVPSEKALVRLHRQVIKSLQTLQRTEALWNVQVNKVLHLEDVAKNAVSLDHRFKTEFPKHRAGFNRAMYNPTLEWYWECVVKAPFLKALAVITAFLSFVVVWSELTFFNREPVLSIFANVLDIAKRNYDFVTIEVFSMMTLCYLCYCAYSTVFRIKFLNLYYLAAHHQTNEYSLIFSGMLLCRLTPPMCLNFLGMIHMDSHIIKERILETHYTQIMGHMDVLGIISDGFNIYFPMVMLAFCLATWFSLGSRALNALGFQQFMLNETIATELVQEGKDLIVREKRKRQRAEDAIARRRDNILSNLGRDSASGSSGNNGNGNGGVGNILSKYKSRNLDSVASSVGPGDDLVRHGDRLDYSTNGSRNGEFPRSLSDEINERFGVSTNVTVGFKGYNDFGEDDEGRGGRGGSGGGGAPRGFFDDV
- the LOC134204949 gene encoding uncharacterized protein LOC134204949; amino-acid sequence: MSLSPSAAEGVEALGTEKVSQDKRGGSLRHFQQQQQPITLILPTSGKLFYEKKQDFVLCKPQLLPLKSFSLEKLEKMQKEAHRQLQETRTRTAAAASGNNF